A part of Toxotes jaculatrix isolate fToxJac2 chromosome 24, fToxJac2.pri, whole genome shotgun sequence genomic DNA contains:
- the rtraf gene encoding RNA transcription, translation and transport factor protein, whose translation MFRRKLTALDYHNPNGFDCSDETQFRNCIVWLEDQKIRHYKIEDRGNLRNIPSSEWPKAYQKYLQDVSCPFGVQERQEAVDWLLGLAVRYEYGDNVDKYKNCQPLAASGNSDKAVDPLVNLDSNSPDFKAGVTALANILKIQRHDDYLVMLKAIRILIQERLSPEAISKASHNREGVPVALDKHILGFDTGDATLNEAAQILRLLHIEELRELQTKINEAIVAVQAIIADPKTDHRLGKVGR comes from the exons ATGAGACCCAGTTCAGGAACTGCATCGTGTGGCTGGAGGACCAGAAGATCAGACACTACAAGATCGAGGACAGAGGCAACCTGAGGAACATCCCCAGCTCAGAGTGGCCCAAAGCCTACCAGAAG TACCTGCAGGATGTCAGCTGTCCATTTGGAGTCCAGGAGAGACAGGAAGCTGTGGACTGGTTACTGGGCCTGGCTGTACGCTACGAGTATGGAGACAATG TGGACAAGTATAAGAACTGTCAGCCACTGGCAGCCTCTGGTAACAGCGACAAAGCAGTCGATCCTCTGGTCAACCTTGACA gtaaTTCACCAGATTTCAAAGCAGGAGTGACAGCTCTGGCCAACATCCTCAAAATCCAACGCCACGACGACTACTTGGTGATGCTCAAG GCCATCCGGATTCTGATCCAAGAGAGACTTTCTCCAGAAGCCATTTCTAAAGCCAGCCACAACAGAGAG GGTGTTCCAGTAGCTTTAGACAAACACATCTTGGGTTTCGACACTGGAG ATGCGACGCTGAACGAGGCCGCTCAGATCCTGCGCCTGTTGCACATCGAGGAGCTGAGGGAGCTCCAGACCAAGATCAACGAGGCCATCGTGGCCGTTCAGGCCATCATAGCTGACCCCAAGACAGACCACAGGCTGGGCAAGGTCGGCAGATGa